The following are encoded together in the Sphaerodactylus townsendi isolate TG3544 linkage group LG12, MPM_Stown_v2.3, whole genome shotgun sequence genome:
- the SNRNP200 gene encoding U5 small nuclear ribonucleoprotein 200 kDa helicase, which yields MADVTARSLQYEYKANSNLVLQADRSLIDRTRRDEPTGEVLSLVGKLEGTRMGDKAQRTKPQMQEERRAKRRKRDEDRHDINKMKGYTLLSEGIDEMVGIIYKPKTKETRETYEVLLSFIQAALGDQPRDILCGAADEVLAVLKNEKLRDKERRKEIDLLLGQTDDTRYHVLVNLGKKITDYGGDKEIQNMDDNIDETYGVNVQFESDEEEGDEDVYGEVRDEASDDDMEGDEAVVRCTLSANLVASGELMSSKKKDLHPRDIDAFWLQRQLSRFYDDAIVSQKKADEVLEILKTASDDRECENQLVLLLGFNTFDFIKVLRQHRMMILYCTLLASAQSEAEKERIMGKMESDPELSKFLYQLHETEKEDLIREERSRRERVRQSRMDTDLETMDLDQGGEALAPRQVLDLEDLVFAQGSHFMANKRCQLPDGSFRRQRKGYEEVHVPALKPKPFGSDEQLVPVEKLPKYAQAGFEGFKTLNRIQSKLYRAALETDMNLLLCAPTGAGKTNVALMCMLREIGKHINLDGTINVDDFKIIYIAPMRSLVQEMVGSFGKRLATYGITVAELTGDHQLCKEEINATQIIVCTPEKWDIITRKGGERTYTQLVRLIILDEIHLLHDDRGPVLEALVARTIRNIEMTQEDVRLIGLSATLPNYEDVATFLRVEPSKGLFYFDNSFRPVPLEQTYVGITEKKAIKRFQIMNEIVYEKIMEHAGKNQVLVFVHSRKETGKTARAIRDMCLEKDTLGLFLREGSASTEVLRTEAEQCKNLELKDLLPYGFAIHHAGMTRVDRTLVEDLFADKHIQVLVSTATLAWGVNLPAHTVIIKGTQVYSPEKGRWTELGALDILQMLGRAGRPQYDTKGEGILITSHGELQYYLSLLNQQLPIESQMVAKLPDMLNAEIVLGNVQNAKDAVNWLGYAYLYIRMLRSPTLYGISHDDLKGDPLLDQRRLDLVHTAALMLDKNNLVKYDKKTGNFQVTELGRIASHYYITNETMQTYNQLLKPTLSEIELFRVFSLSSEFKNITVREEEKLELQKLLERVPIPVKESIEEPSAKINVLLQAFISQLKLEGFALMADMVYVTQSAGRLMRAIFEIVLNRGWAQLTDKTLNLCKMIDKRMWQSMCPLRQFKKLPEEVVKKIEKKNFPFERLYDLNHNEIGELIRMPKMGKTIHKYVHLFPKLELSVHLQPITRSTLKVELTITPDFQWDEKVHGSSEAFWILVEDVDSEVILHHEYFLLKAKYAQDEHLITFFVPVFEPLPPQYFIRVVSDRWLSCETQLPVSFRHLILPEKYPPPTELLDLQPLPVSALRNSAFESLYQDKFPFFNPIQTQVFNTVYNSDENVFVGAPTGSGKTICAEFAILRMLLQNSEARCVYITPMEALAEQIFMDWYEKFQERLLKKVVLLTGETSTDLKLLGKGNIIISTPEKWDILSRRWKQRKNVQNVNLFIVDEVHLIGGENGPVLEVICSRMRYISSQIERPIRIVALSSSLSNAKDVAHWLGCSATATFNFHPNVRPVPLELHIQGFNISHTQTRLLSMAKPVYHAIMKHSPKKPVIVFVPSRKQTRLTAIDILTTCASDVQRQRFLHCTEKDLAPYLDKLNDNTLKETLVNGVGYLHEGLTLMERRVVEQLFNSGAIQVVVASRSLCWGMNVAAHLVIIMDTQYYNGKIHAYVDYPIYDVLQMVGHANRPLQDDEGRCVIMCQGSKKDFFKKFLYEPLPVESHLDHCMHDHFNAEIVTKTIENKQDAVDYLTWTFLYRRMTQNPNYYNLQGVSHRHLSDHLSELVEQTLSDLEQSKCISIEDEMDVAPLNLGMIAAYYYINYTTIELFSMSLNAKTKVRGLIEIISNAAEYENIPIRHHEDNLLRQLAQKVPHKLNNPKFNDPHVKTNLLLQAHLSRMQLSAELQSDTEEILSKAIRLIQACVDVLSSNGWLSPALAAMELAQMVTQAMWSKDSYLKQLPHFTSEHIKRCTDKGVESVFDIMEMEDEDRSALLQLSDAQIADVARFCNRYPNIELSYEVVERDGIRSGGPVVVLVQLEREEEVTGPVIAPLFPQKREEGWWVVIGDSKSNSLISIKRLTLQQKAKVKLDFVAPATGTHNYTLYFMSDAYMGCDQEYKFSVDVKEAESDSDSD from the exons ATGACAATATTGATGAGACCTATGGAGTGAATGTGCAGTTCGAATCAGATGAAGAA GAAGGGGACGAAGATGTTTATGGTGAAGTGCGGGATGAAGCATCTGACGATGACATGGAAGGGGATGAGGCTGTTGTCCGTTGCACACTTTCAGCCAAT CTTGTGGCATCGGGTGAGCTGATGAGCTCCAAGAAGAAAGATCTCCACCCTCGGGACATTGATGCCTTTTGGCTTCAGCGGCAGCTGAGCCGTTTCTACGATGATGCCATCGTATCCCAGAAAAAGGCAGATGAAGTTCTGGAAATCTTAAAG ACTGCCAGTGATGATAGAGAATGTGAAAACCAGCTGGTCCTGCTCCTGGGCTTTAACACATTTGACTTCATTAAAGTGCTGAGACAACACAGAATGATGA TCTTGTATTGTACCCTCCTGGCTAGTGCTCAGAGTGAAGCTGAGAAGGAGAGGATTATGGGAAAGATGGAGTCAGACCCTGAGCTGTCAAAGTTCCTGTATCAGCTGCATGAGACAGAAAAGGAAGATCTGATCCGG GAGGAACGCTCTCGCAGAGAACGTGTCCGCCAGTCCCGTATGGACACTGACCTGGAAACCATGGATCTGGACCAAGGCGGGGAG GCATTGGCCCCTCGTCAGGTTTTGGACCTTGAGGACCTGGTATTTGCCCAAGGTAGCCACTTCATGGCTAACAAGCGATGCCAGCTGCCGGATGGCTCTTTTCGTAGACAGCGCAAAGGCTACGAGGAAGTTCATGTCCCTGCCTTGAAGCCCAAGCCTTTTGGTTCTGATGAG CAACTGGTTCCTGTGGAGAAGCTCCCTAAATATGCTCAGGCTGGATTTGAAGGGTTCAAAACACTGAATCGGATTCAAAGCAAACTGTATCGTGCAGCACTTGAGACAGACATGAACCTACTTCTGTGTGCACCCACC GGAGCTGGGAAAACGAACGTGGCCTTGATGTGCATGTTGCGTGAGATAGGCAAACATATCAACCTGGATGGGACCATCAATGTGGATGACTTCAAAATCATCTACATTGCACCAATGAGGTCCTTAGTACAGGAAATGGTGGGAAGCTTTGGCAAG CGTTTAGCCACTTATGGTATCACTGTAGCTGAGTTGACTGGAGACCATCAGTTGTGCAAGGAAGAAATAAATGCCACACAGATCATTGTTTGCACCCCAGAGAAGTGGGACATCATCACCCGCAAAGGAGGAGAGCGAACCTATACGCAACTGGTCCGCCTTATTATTTTG GATGAGATCCACCTGCTGCATGATGATCGAGGTCCTGTTCTGGAAGCATTGGTGGCCAGGACCATCCGTAACATTGAGATGACCCAGGAAGACGTGAGGCTGATCGGGCTGAGCGCCACACTCCCAAACTATGAGGATGTGGCTACATTCCTAAGAGTGGAGCCCTCCAAAGGCTTGTTCTACTTTGACAACAG cttcCGCCCTGTGCCTCTGGAACAGACGTATGTGGGGATCACTGAGAAGAAAGCCATCAAGCGCTTCCAGATAATGAATGAGATTGTGTATGAGAAAATAATGGAGCATGCTGGGAAGAATCAG GTGCTGGTGTTCGTCCATTCCAGGAAGGAGACTGGGAAAACTGCCCGAGCCATCAGGGACATGTGTCTGGAGAAAGACACCCTGGGTCTCTTTCTGCGGGAAGGTTCCGCATCCACTGAGGTCCTCAGGACTGAAGCCGAGCAGTGCAAG AATTTGGAGCTTAAAGACCTGTTGCCCTACGGCTTTGCCATTCACCATGCTGGGATGACCAGGGTAGACCGAACGCTGGTGGAAGATTTGTTTGCCGACAAGCACATACAG GTTCTGGTCTCCACAGCAACCTTGGCCTGGGGTGTTAACCTCCCTGCTCATACAGTCATCATCAAAGGGACACAGGTGTACAGCCCAGAGAAGGGCCGTTGGACTGAGCTGGGTGCCCTGGACATTTTGCAG ATGCTGGGTCGTGCTGGAAGACCTCAGTATGACACCAAGGGTGAGGGGATCCTGATCACTTCCCATGGAGAACTGCAGTACTACCTCTCGCTGCTCAACCAGCAGCTGCCCATTGAAAGCCAGATGGTGGCCAAACTCCCGGACATGTTGAATGCCGAGATTGTGCTGGGCAATGTCCAGAATGCGAAG GATGCTGTGAACTGGCTGGGCTACGCTTACCTTTACATCCGAATGCTACGTTCCCCAACCCTGTACGGGATATCGCATGATGACTTGAAAGGAGACCCCTTGTTGGATCAGCGACGGCTGGACTTGGTGCACACTGCAGCGCTAATGCTTGACAAGAACAACTTGGTCAAATATGACAAGAAGACAGGGAATTTCCAG GTGACTGAGCTGGGCCGCATTGCCAGCCACTATTACATCACCAACGAGACCATGCAGACCTACAACCAGCTGCTCAAACCCACCTTGAGTGAGATTGAGCTTTTCCGGGTTTTCTCATTGTCCTCCGAGTTCAAGAACATCACCGTTAGGGAG GAAGAGAAGCTGGAACTGCAGAAACTTCTTGAACGAGTTCCCATCCCGGTGAAGGAGAGCATCGAGGAGCCCAGTGCAAAG atCAATGTCCTTCTCCAGGCCTTTATCTCGCAGCTGAAGCTGGAAGGCTTTGCCCTCATGGCAGACATGGTGTATGTTACTCAA TCTGCTGGGCGACTGATGCGGGCCATCTTTGAGATCGTTCTCAACCGTGGCTGGGCACAGCTCACTGACAAGACTTTGAACCTCTGCAAGATGATTGACAAGCGAAT GTGGCAGTCCATGTGCCCTCTTCGTCAGTTCAAGAAACTGCCTGAAGAGGTAGTGAAGAAAATTGAGAAGAAGAATTTTCCCTTTGAACGGCTCTATGACCTGAATCACAATGAAATCG GGGAGCTGATCCGGATGCCAAAGATGGGGAAGACCATTCACAAATACGTCCACCTGTTCCCAAAGCTGGAACTGTCTGTCCATTTACAGCCCATCACCAGGTCTACTCTGAAAGTAGAGCTGACAATTACCCCAGATTTCCAGTGGGATGAGAAG GTGCACGGTTCCTCAGAGGCCTTCTGGATCCTGGTGGAGGACGTGGACAGCGAAGTGATCCTGCATCACGAATACTTCCTTCTGAAGGCCAAATATGCCCAGGACGAGCACCTCATCACCTTCTTTGTTCCGGTTTTTGAGCCTCTCCCCCCACAGTATTTCATCCGGGTTGTCTCAGATCGCTGGCTAT CTTGCGAGACGCAACTGCCCGTGTCCTTCCGACACTTAATCCTTCCAGAGAAGTACCCACCACCAACTGAGCTGCTGGACCTGCAGCCACTGCCTGTGTCTGCTTTGCGAAACAGCGCCTTTGAGAGTCTCTACCAGGACAAATTTCCCTTCTTCAATCCTATTCAGACCCAAG TATTCAACACAGTCTACAACAGCGATGAAAATGTCTTCGTGGGAGCTCCCACAGGCAGTGGAAAGACCATCTGTGCTGAGTTTGCCATCCTGAGGATGCTGCTGCAGAATTCTGAAGCCCGCTGTGTCTACATCACACCCATGGAGGCACTCGCTGAACAG ATCTTCATGGATTGGTATGAGAAGTTCCAAGAACGTCTGCTGAAAAAGGTGGTCCTGCTGACGGGGGAGACGAGCACCGATCTCAAGCTGCTGGGCAAGGGCAACATCATAATCAGCACCCCTGAGAAGTGGGACATCCTCTCCAGACGCTGGAAGCAGCGCAAGAACGTGCAGAACGTCAACCTCTTCATTGTGGATGAGGTGCACCTCATTGGCGGAGAGAATGGG CCTGTCTTAGAAGTGATTTGCTCCCGGATGCGTTACATCTCGTCCCAGATTGAGCGGCCCATCCGCATTGTGGCCCTGAGTTCCTCACTGTCCAATGCTAAGGATGTGGCCCACTGGCTGGGTTGCAGTGCCACTGCCACCTTCAACTTCCACCCCAACGTGCGCCCCGTGCCCCTGGAATTGCACATCCAA GGCTTCAACATCAGTCACACCCAGACCCGTCTGTTGTCCATGGCAAAGCCGGTCTATCACGCCATCATGAAACATTCCCCTAAAAAGCCGGTCATCGTGTTCGTCCCATCTCGCAAGCAGACGCGCCTCACGGCCATTGACATACTTACCACTTGTGCTTCGGATGTCCAGAGGCAGAG GTTCCTGCACTGCACTGAGAAAGACTTGGCTCCCTACTTGGACAAGCTGAATGACAACACCTTGAAAGAGACTCTGGTGAATGGGGTGGGCTACCTTCATGAGGGGCTTACCTTGATGGAGCGGAGAGTTGTGGAGCAACTTTTCAATTCAG GTGCCATTCAAGTCGTGGTAGCCTCCCGGAGCCTCTGCTGGGGAATGAATGTGGCTGCTCACTTGGTGATCATCATGGACACGCAGTACTACAATGGCAAGATCCATGC GTATGTGGATTACCCCATTTATGATGTGCTGCAGATGGTAGGCCATGCCAATCGCCCATTGCAGGATGATGAGGGACGCTGTGTCATTATGTGCCAGGGGTCCAAGAAG GATTTCTTCAAGAAGTTCCTTTATGAACCTCTCCCAGTTGAATCTCATCTGGACCACTGCATGCACGATCACTTCAATGCTGAGATTGTCACCAAGACCATTGAGAACAAGCAGGATGCTGTGGACTACCTTACCTGGACCTTCCTGTACCGCAGGATGACTCAGAACCCCAACTATTACAATCTGCAAG GGGTTTCCCACAGACATCTTTCTGACCACCTGTCCGAACTGGTGGAGCAGACTCTTAGTGACCTGGAGCAGTCCAAGTGCATCAGCATCGAGGATGAAATGGACGTTGCGCCTCTGAACTTGGGCATGATTGCGGCTTATTACTACATCAACTACACCACCATTG AACTCTTCAGTATGTCCCTGAATGCCAAGACAAAAGTACGAGGCCTTATTGAAATAATTTCCAATGCTGCTGAGTATGAGAACATTCCCATCAGACACCATGAGGACAACCTTCTTCGGCAG CTTGCCCAGAAAGTGCCCCACAAGCTGAATAACCCCAAATTCAACGATCCCCACGTCAAGACCAACCTCCTGCTCCAGGCCCACTTGTCTCGGATGCAGCTGAGTGCGGAACTACAGTCCGACACAGAGGAGATCCTTAGCAAG GCAATTCGGCTGATTCAAGCCTGTGTGGATGTCCTGTCCAGCAATGGCTGGCTGAGCCCTGCTCTGGCTGCCATGGAGCTGGCGCAGATGGTCACTCAGGCCATGTGGTCAAAGGATTCCTATCTCAAGCAGCTGCCCCACTTCACTTCGGAGCACATCAAGCGCTGCACGGATAAG GGGGTGGAGAGTGTGTTTGACATCATGGAAATGGAGGACGAGGACCGCAGCGCTCTGCTGCAGCTCTCTGATGCACAGATCGCTGATGTGGCTCGCTTCTGCAATCGCTACCCCAACATTGAGCTTTCCTACGAGGTAGTGGAAAGGGATGGCATCCGCAG TGGTGGGCCAGTCGTTGTGCTTGTGCAGCTGGAACGAGAAGAGGAAGTCACGGGGCCAGTGATCGCACCCCTCTTCCCACAG AAACGTGAGGAGGGCTGGTGGGTGGTGATCGGAGACTCCAAGTCCAACAGCCTTATCTCCATCAAGAGGCTGACTTTGCAGCAGAAAGCCAAG GTGAAACTGGATTTTGTGGCCCCCGCCACTGGCACTCACAACTACACCCTCTACTTCATGAGTGACGCCTACATGGGTTGCGATCAGGAGTACAAGTTCAGTGTGGATGTGAAGGAGGCAGAGAGCGACAGCGATTCTGACTGA